A segment of the Bdellovibrio bacteriovorus genome:
CATATCAATATCCGCTTTGATTCCGGCTTTAGCGAAACCTTTTTGAATTTCACCAGCCACGGATTTACGCGCTTCGATCTCTGCTCTTGCTTTCGCCAGTTGGCCTTGCGTCTCGTTCAAAGCGCCTTGCAATGCGGCTTTTTCCTTGCCAAAGCCTGCCGCTAGGGCAGCTTTCTCTTTACCAAAGCCAGCAGCCATCGCCGCTTTTTCTTCGGCAAAACCCTGTTGCAGACCTGCGATTTTTGCACCGGCTTCAGCCTTGGTGCGGGAAAGAGCACCAGCCAGATGAGTGGCTTCGTCTTCTTTCTGTGCCAGCAGGCCTTGAGTTTTTGAAAGCTCACCCTGCACCTGCCCCAATTGCACATTGGCCCGGTTCAGTTGCATTTGATACTGGGCATTGACCTGGTTCAACTGGGCCACCTTTTGGTTCCCATCAGCACGGGCCTGAGCCATCTTCTGTTCAAACAGTTGTTTGGACAGTTTGTTGTTCTTGTAAGCCACGCGCAGTTCGGTCAGACGTTTTTGCAACTGAGCCTGGGTGGCGGCAATTTTCTGCTCGCCCTGGGCAATCAGTTGTTTCTTGGCCTGGATGTCCTGGTTCAGATCCGCAATCTGAGTTTCCTGAGTTTCGATTTCCACGTCCTGCTCTTTAATCAGATCATCACGGTTGATCAGCTTGGACTTGGCCATCTTGTTGGCATTAAGGACATTACGCACCATCTGCTGATACTTGTTCAGCGCTTTGACCTTTTCACCATTTTCACGGGCTTCCTGGATCAGACGCTCTTTTTCTGTTTTGGCGTCTTCCTGAAGCAGAGTCAGCTTGTCCATAAGCTCTTCATACTCCTGCACCTCATCTTTAGGTGCCTGGCTGGCCAGATATTCATTCTTCACGTTTTCGTACATCTTCAACTGGTTTTCCAGTTCCTCCACTTTCATGGAAAGCTTCTGGTTTTCCACCTGCCCGCGCAAAGCATCGGTGCCTGTACGCAAACTGGATGTGACATACAAAAGAAGGAAGATCGTGCTTAAACCCAAGAATAAATCCGAATACGACGTCCAAAAACTGTCGCTCGAATGTTCTTTGTTTTTTTGATAATTAAACGACATACCAACGCACCCCACCTGCACAAATCATAACAGTGACGATACCAACGCACCCCACCTGCACAAATCATAACAGTGACGATCTTCTTTTCGGTGGCTCAAAAACAGAATTGAGTGTTTTTCTTTCGGCGAAAATGCCGAAGCTTTCAACACTTACGTCGGGTCGGTAGGATCTTTTGGATTTTTCTGACTAATCTTTTTCCATGGGCAATGTCTGCAGCCTGAACCGCAGCAGTGACCGCGCTTCAGGTGAAAATACTCAGTAAAAACAGTGTATCCTGTGGCTGGATCGACATACGAGTCCTTGCCGGCGTCGCAGGCGCTGCGATGAAGTTCTTCGATTTCGCGTTTTTTATCGTTCATCACGAAGCTTGGCGAACACCAAAGTGTCTCGTCTTTGGCCGTTTTCAACGGCGTGATGCCGCAACCGGGCCTCAAATTTGTAATGACAATTTTCAGCTACAGAGCCGCTGCGGCTGTTAAGACCTGAACAACGAATCTCAATTCGATAAAATCCAAGATCAAACAGGACCTTTTCCAAGGCCAGTACCGCTTCACGCACATACCCGTGACCTTCGAATTTTCCCAAAATCCAGTATCCCAGTTCACAGCGGTCATTGTCCCAACTGATGGTGTGCACACCGACATTCCCCATATAGATGTCGCCATCATTCAGGTACATGCCATAGTCGAACATTTTGAAATCCTGCCACTGTTCACGGGTCATTTCGATGTATTCACGTTCATCGTGAACACCACGGATCATCGGCACCCATGGCAGAAAACGGCCCAGGCGTTCGCGGTCCTCATCGACATACTGAAACATGGTTTCAGCCATTTCAACTTTGTGCTTTTTTAAGGTGATCCGTTCGGCGCGAATTTCCTCGGCAGGATAAACGGACTTCATTTGGCGATTTTGGACGTCAGATCAGACAAACGGATTCCGCCCAGATAATCCATAGAGTTATTTTCAATGCCGTCCACCAGCTCACACATCAGCTTTTTCATTGAGCAACTGACCACGCAGTTTTTGAAAGGCTCTTTGTCTGGAGTTGCAATCAACTTCTTATCAGTGATCGCCACATAAACATCACGAAGGGAAATTTCTTTCGGGGCTTTGGCAAGCTTCACGCCCCCCGCCTTGCCTTTGAAGGACGTCAATAGTCCGGCATCGACAAGTTTGGAGATCAAACGGCGAATCACCGTCGGATTGGTGCGAATGCTCGCGCCCAATTCTTCAGACGTCATCAGATCGCCCTTGTGATAAGCCAGGGCGGTCATAATATGGACTGAGACAGAAAACCTTTGATCAACCATGTCTAGATCATACCCTAAGCCTCAAAAATAAACAATATCAAGGAATTAAGCCCCCAAGGACACGAGGTTTCCTTAAATGTATCTTTTATTGTTGCAATTAAATTCCAACCACGGCATACTGTGCCTGTATCTGACACAATTAAAGGAGCCCCTCCCATGACCCATAAAACGATTCAAGATGCCCTGGAATGGCGTTACGCCACTAAAAAGTTCGATGCCACCAAAAAGATCTCGGATGCCGACTGGACAACCCTGCGTAATTCCCTGACTTTGGCGCCGTCTTCCTACGGCGTGCAGCCGTGGAAATTTCTGGTCATTGAAAACCCGGAAGTTCGAAATCAACTAAAACCGGTATCATGGAATCAAACTCAAGTGACTGACGCCAGCCACTATGTGGTCTTCCTTTACAAAGAAAAGATGGATGCTGACTTCGTACAAAAGTTCATAAACCGCGTGGCTGAAGTCCGCAGCGCCCCTCTGGAAGCTTTGGACGGATACAAAAATATGCTGGTTGAAAACCTGGTAAAAGCGCCGGAAGAAAAAATCCGCGTCTGGTCCCAGCGTCAGGCTTACATTGCCATGGGCTTCCTGCTGCAAACCGCAGCCTTGCTGAAAATTGACGCCACTCCGATGGAGGGCTTCGATCCGGCGGCTTACGACAAAATCCTGGGCCTTGAAGGCACCGGCTGGAAATCCGTGGCCACTGTGGCTCTGGGTTACCGCCACCAGGAAGATACTTTACAAAATCAAAAGAAGGTCCGCTTCGCAGAAGACGACCTGATCCAATACATCAAGTAATTCCGGATTTTCCGCTGCTCTCGGCGGATCTGCAAAGAGTCTCCCCAGATTTTCCCTTGCAGGTCTCCATCGGCAGCGGAGGTTCCTCCTCCAAGGTGCCTTTGTTGTGATCCCTTCAAAGGCTGTCTTAAAAAAATCCCCGGGGTTCTTGCGAATCCCGGGGATCGTCTTTTTTGCATTATAAGATTCTATTGCAACTGCCAACCGGGTGATTCGCATACTTGCAGAGCCAGGGCCCGCCATCTTTCCATCGCCGGCTCCCCTTTCAGCGCCAAAGCTTTGTCATAGTCGAGCAAGCTTGCCACGATAATGTCCGACGCTCCGTCACCGCGATAGAACAATCCGTACACCTGGCGAACAGCATCCGCCGTGGGCGCGGCCGGACGATTCGAGATCTTTTCCAGGATCGCGTTCACACCTTCATCCATCCCCAGCACGTTTTCACAGAATTGAACCCGGAAGGATTCGCGCACGGTGTTGTCATCGGCTTTAATCGGCAGGTTCGCATTTGAAATATCGCCCCCGCAATCACGGCCGCTGTAGGTGCTGTAAGGATTGCAGCCCAAACCATACTGCGCCCCGCGCTTGATAATCCACTGCTCCAGCAGACTTTCAAGATTGGGCACCGGCCCGGAAGAACGAGTGAAAACCTCGCGCATCAGCGAGGCCACGTATTCACGATTCACCACCTGAACTTTCTGAGTCGGCAATGTCACGTCTTTCTGGCTGGGGTGAGACTGATCGGTGCCGCCGCTTGAACCCATATCCAGATTCAATGACGCCTGATCCAGAACAGCGAACTCACCCATCTGACCGCAGTTTTGATACATCTGAGTCAGAACAGCTCCGGACAACAGCAACATAAAAAATTTATTCTTGGCTGTGATCATTGTTCTTACCCCACCAGCTTCGCCGCTTTAAGAATCTGCAGTTGGTCGCCATTCAGGCGAATCAAAGGTTCAGCCAGATTCTCGTATGGATTTTTTGGAACTCGCAAAAGAGCTGTCACTGTGGATGCCGCCATCGTCGGGGACGGCATGCCTTTTTGGTTGTAACCATCAATCGGTGCCGCACGACCTTGAGTGCCCACATAGCCGCCACCGTGCCCCGCACGATAGATGTTGCCGACCACAAACGGTCCGCGCTGGATGGCACCCGAGAACACACTGGTCACCATCTGATTAAAGCCATGGTCACTGCCCGAACCGTTGGTTCTTGCCGTGCGGTTGAATTCCGAGATCACCTGAATCACGGTTTCAGACCACAGGTCCACACCGTTCACTTTGGATTTTTTCAACTGTTCAATCAGCTCAAGCATCCCGGCACACAGGCCGCGATAGTAGGCTGTCGTGATAAGCACACCCGGGATCGCCCCGGTTTCGTGCATGTCTTTGATCGCCACGTGATTTCCAACCACACCATCCGCAGCATCTTTGATCATCAAACCTGCCGGATCACCCATTTGCAGATTCATCGTGCTGACCAGGCCTTCTTTCAGAACGTATTCAGCCAATGCCAAACCTTCTGCCAATGAACCAGGAGCCGTCATTGTCTTGATGGAATCACGCAAGTCAGAATCACGACTGACCACCAGACCGCGGTTGCCAGAGGCAACGTGAACCCGCCAGAAGTTCCCCTGATCAGAAATCATCGCCACGTCATTGATGCCCACAAGCCCCTGCTGGCGCATGCTGGCCTCAATCACGGACCGATAACGGGCCACGGCCCCGTCCCAGTAAGAACCGATATTCCCAATACCTTTTTTCATCAGATCTGAGGCATTGGAAAGATTTTTGGAAAGAATTGTCGAACCCGCAAATTCAGACTGCGAATAAGCACGCAAACGTGCCTGAGCCAGATCAAAAGCTTCACGGTTGCGGTCTTTCAGGCTGCGCCCCTTGGCACGGTCTGCGGCTGGACCGCCAAACCCCTCCAGCAAAGAATTCAGTGGATTGCCCGTCAGAATATTCAGGGCTTTGCCACTCATGGAAGCATAGTTGCCGTAAGCTCCACGGTCGGGCCACTCTACGGCCTCAAAGGTTTTCTTGGAATAGTCGGCAGCCAAACCCATCACCGAGGATACACCGCCCACCGGAGCCTGTTGAATTGTCGCATTGAACGGATGACCGTCAAAACCAGTACCGAATCCGCGGATCACCAGCATATTGTTCAAAAGATCTGTCAACGCTTTGGCACCGGCAGATGTCGTCACAGATTGTGAAAACATGTGTGGGACCATCACACCGTTATAATTGAAAGTCGCGTATTCAGTGCCGACGATGTTGTTCCCTGACCGAACCAGTTTCGTTGCCACCATGGGATTGTATTCCAACGGAGCATCCGAAGGATTCGTGCGCATCCACGCATCAAACGTGTAGCGCATCGGACCACCGGCGATCAGAATGTTGATATAGTTGCGGGCGCCCAGATTTCCGGTTGCTTCGGCCTGGGCTTGATGGATAAAGCCTGTGCTGAGAGCATTCAGAAGTCTTTCATAAGGTGTTGCCACCAGGGCTGCGGCCCCGGCCACCGCACCACCTGCGATAAAGCCCCTGCGAGTCAGATTTTTTCCGTCCCCCATAATGCCCCCGGATTATTTTTCCCGATAGTTCACGTCACGATAGTATTTTGAAGACATGATCTGTTTCACCATATGGCGCACAGACTGGTTGCGCTGAAGCTCTTCCCCAAGAGCCTCAACGAACTTACGGTCTTCATAAGCTTCCGTGGATAGTTTTTTATTCAGTTCTTCATTTGCCGGATTGGAGCGGTCATAAAGAGCCACTGTGATTCCGGTGAAATACTCAAAGTATCTTTTAGCTGCGCAGTAATAGTAATCCTTGGTTTCCGCCATCGCCGCACCCAACTGGGCAATCCCCGTCACCGGACGATCAATCAAAGCTCCCGTCATGGAGCGGAAGAACAGACGTCCCGTCGGGGTCTGACGATGGAAGTTCGCCACTGGTTCTGACGGCCAACCCGCCACCGAAGAAAACTCTGCACGGTAAGTGGCCAGATGCAAAGCCGTTTTGGAATGAGTTCTGGCCCCGGCACTCAGTGCTGCATAGTCAGAATTTCCGACCACGACGTTGCGGGCGGTGTACGCCATCGGATCCAAGGTCGCATGGCACATCACGCAGCTGCTGGAGTTTCTAAACGGAGCCGAAGAATTTCCGACCACATACTGACGAATGTCGTTTTCACGCAAGGCCGGAAGCTCCGCACACAGGAAGGATTCCATGTTGGTCTGAGACCAGCGGCGCGGAACCTTGGTGGTCCCATTGGCTTCAAGGCCACGGCCATGACCATAGTTCAGCATCAGATAAATAGGTGTCCCCAGCACACCACCACCCTGAGTCTGGAAAAGATTGAAACTGAAGTTCAAGCCCGGCTGATCGCTGCCGCGCTTGTCAGCCCCCAAAGGCTGCAACGACAGATTTGGAATGGTTGCATTATCAGTCGCGATGCGCACACCGACCAGCTCACCCACCTCAATTTTTGGCAAAGTCACAAACATCGCCTGAGTGGTGTCCGAGTTGCCATCAAATCCGCCCGACATCGCGCGGAAGTTGAAAAGATTCTGATCGAGGCCCCCGTTGTTACCGGCAATACGACGGCCCGGGAAGGTCACATTAAAGCCAATGCGATTGCGCACGGCCATGTCCTCTTCACGCTGGGCACGCACGCCCTGCCCCAGAGTCAGCACATCACGGTACTGGGCATTGCGGGCAAACATTGCACGCGTCAGTGCCAGGCCCGGCTCAGTGGAATCATAAATGTCCATGGTCCCGCGGGACATCTCTTCATTGTATTCCTGGATTTGTTCAACCGTGTTGGCGGTGAACCAGGTGCGGTGGAAATTATAGAAGGTGTTTAGAACGGCACGGGCTTCTTTGTCAGCACGATTGACAAGCGGACCGGAGGCATCCAGTTCGGCCTTGTCCAACAATGAATTACAGGCGTCCAGCGCCTTGATTTTACCGGCACGAATCTGCGCCATCGTCGCGTGCCCCAAAGGCACCGGCTTCCCGGTCAAATGGGAATAGCAACGATTGAACAAGCCTGCCTCACTCAAAACTTGAGCAGAAGCAAACGGTGCCATCAGCAACGTGAATGCAAAGATTAACTTGGTCACGGTCATTCCCCCAAAGAAGTTCCGTTGTTCCTTTATCTTATCGGAGCTTTTGTCGGGAACGCGACCGTGGTTCTCACATTGGGGCGTTCCGTTGCTGTTTAGACTGAAGATTCCGGAACACGAAAGAAACACTTTCGCGGAACGTCTCACTTTGCAACACCCCGGAAAAAGAAAAACCCCGTTGAGGTCATCAACGGGGTCTTTGGCATTCGTTTTGTTATCTTCGGACTATTTGATGTCCTGGATGGAAACAGAAACCATCGTGGAAACACCGCGCTCTTGCATCGTCACGCCGTACAACTTGCCCGCCACTTCCATGGTGTGTTTGTTGTGGGTAACAACAATGATCTGAGAACGTTTGGCCATTTCACGAACCAGGTCGTTGAAACGGAAGACGTTGGCGTCATCAAGTGGAGCGTCAACCTCATCCAGCAAACACCATGGAGATGGTTTCACCAGGAAGATCGAGAACACCAGCGCCACCGCAGTCAAAGCTTTCTCACCACCGGACATCAAAGACACGTTCTGAGTCTTCTTGCCTGGAGGGCGTGCGATGATCTCGATACCCGCTTCGTTCTTTTCAGTTTCTTCAACAAGTTCCAACCAAGCTTCACCGCCACCGAACAAGACCGGGAATACGCGGGTGAAACGATCGTTGACCAGCTCGAAGGTTTCCTTGAAACGCTTGGAGCAGATTTTGTTAATACGCTCGATAACCTTGCGCAACTGATCTTTGGCCTCAGTCAGATCCGCGTGCTGTTTGGTCAGGAATTCGTAACGTTGAGCGGTCTCTTCGTACTCTTCAATCGCAGACAGGTTCACTTCACCGATCTTCGCCAGCTTCTCACGCAGGTCTTTCAGTTGAGCATCCGCTTCCAGGAAGTCGCCTTCACGGTTCACGTATTTCTCAACAACGTCTGGCAGGTTCAGCATGTAGCGCTCGCGCACCTGATCAATCAGGTACTGCTCTTTCATCTTCGCCTGCTCCAGTTTCAACTGGGAGTCGTTCATTTTGTGCTGACGTTCATTGCGTGCACGCTGAGAAGCGGAAGCTTCATCTTCGATCGCACGGATGGATTCAGACATCACTTCGTATTCGTCTTTCGCGCGAGCCGCCTGAAGTTTCAGGGTCTCGACTTCATCCAAAAGACGTTCAAATTCAATTTTCTTTTCTTCCAGAGTCACCTGAGTGTCGGTCATCTGGGAGTTGTACCCTTCAGCCTCTTCACTCATACGTGCCAACTGAGCTTCCAGATCCGTCAGGGATTTGGTCACCATTTCAAGCTGTCTCAAGACACCAGTGTATTCCTGGGTTTTGGAAGCGGACTTCACCTGAAGATCCGTCACTTCCGCCTGAAGACCGTCAAAGCCCAGACGAACAGAGTTCATTTCAGAATTCAAAGTCTCCACTTCAGATTCCAGCAGAACTTTTCTTTCGCGAGCCTCGATCAGAGCCTCGTTCAGTTCCTCAAGTTTCTGCTCTTGAACTTCCAGTTGCTCTGTCAGTTTTTTGACTTCGCGTTCCTGGCGCTCTACAGCTGCCAAGGCATTCTGAACTTCGTTTTCAGCGCGTTCAGCGTCTTTTCTCAATTCGGCAACTTTGATCTCCTGATCGATCTTGCGTTTTTGCGCGCCTTCGAAGTCATTCAATACGTTGGCCAGCTGCTCTTCGGTCTTTTTAAGAGCCATCTGAGCCAGCTGCAGTTTTCCTGCGAATTCGTCTTTTTTCTCGGACAATTCCTTGATTTCACGACGACGCTTCAGCATGCCAGAATCGGCGGACTCGGAAGAGCCCCCCGTCAAAACACCGTCAGCAGTCAGGGTGTCACCGTCAAGAGTCACGAATGTCCAGCCTTCATATCTTGGGCGCAGGTTCAAAGCAGTGCGGATGGAATCCACAATCGCCACGCCATCAAGCATGTAGGTCACTGTGTTTTTGAATTTATCAGCCGCCTGAACCACGTCTTTCAGGATGGCTTGAACGCCTTCCTGGCCCACCGGGGCTTCTGCGCGGCTGAAAGACAGACCCTGACCGTCAGCAGCCATGAAGCTGGAACGACCGGATTTGTTTTCTTTCAGGTGAGAAACGGCGTCCACGGCGATATTGGCATCAGAAGACAACAACATCTGCAAACGGGAACCCAAAGCCGCTTCCATCGCCACTTCGTATTCAGCCGGAACTTCAACAACCTCAGAAACTGGCTGGAAGTGGGATACAACAGAACCGTCCGCCATCATTTCCTGAGTGCGGGTTTTCTGCCAAAGCATGACCTGCTTCACACCCTCCTGGAAACCTTCAAAGTTGTTTTGCAGGTTCTCCAGACCGTAAAGGCGGGACGCCACTTCATTCAAAGAATCCTTGAAGGAATCCACTTCGGCTTTTTTAGTCGCCACGGAATCCTGAAGGATTTTTTTGTTGGCTTCAAAAGAGTCCACATCGCTGGCAAGATCCAGCTGCATCTGACGCTCTTTATCCAGCTCTGTGATCACTTTTTTGCGGCGGTTTTCGAACTCGACTTGTTTTTCACGAAGTTCGTTCAAAACCTGCTGTTCGTTGTCCTGACGGTCTGTCAGGTCCGCGATCTGAGAGGACAGGGAATTCACACGCGCATCCAAAGAGGATTCGGTCTGACCGACGGCGAACAGCTCACGACGTTTCGTCGTCAGGTCCTCGTCCACAGTGCCGATGCGGGAATTGAAGTTCTGGAAGATTTCGTTTTTCTCGGTGAAGGCGGCCGACAGAGTCTCGGACTCTTCCTTCAGCTCGATCACCTGCTCATCCAACGCGGCTTTGTCGCGGGCAAGAAGCTCTTTACGGGCTTGCTGCTCCTGCAGGATGGTGCCGGTCATCTGTTCATTGCGGCGAGCCTGTTCGATCTCGAAGCGAAGCTCCTGGATCTCCATCTCTTTCTTTTGAACAGTGGATTGTTTGGTGAAGTACTCAGTCTGCTGCTCTTCAACTGCTTTTTCCTTTTCCAGGATCTGCAGTTTCAGAACTTCCAACTGGCCCTGCAAAGTGGAAAGGTTTGTTTCGCCTTCCACTTCCATGCTTTGCGCTTCGTTGAAGATCGCCTGAGCCTCATCCGCAGCACGTTTCAGTTCAACGTACTGAGCGGTGGACAGCCACAGATCCAGATCTTCGATCTGATTCTTGATGTTGCGATAGCGTTCCGCACGCTGCGCCTGTCTTTGCAAAGAATCAATCTGGCGTTTCAACTCGCCGATGATGTCCTGCAAACGCACCAGATTCTGATCGGTCGCAACCAGTTTGCGCTGGGATTCTTTTTTACGGGCTTTGAACTTGGTGATACCGGCAGCTTCTTCGATAAGCATGCGGCGGTCTTCAGGTTTCGCAGTGATGATCTTACCGATCATACCTTGAGCGATGATGGAGAAACCTTTGGAACCGGCACCCGTATCCATAAAGATCTCTTGCAGGTCTTTCAAACGAGCAGGTTCTTTATTGATGAAGTATTCACCTTCACCGTTTCTGTGCAAACGGCGGGTCACCATGATTTCAGAATGTTTAATATATTTTGCCGGGAATGGACCACCGTCATTTTCAAGTGTCAGGGACACTTCACACATACCCAGTGGAGCATAACCTTCCGCTCCACCGAAGATGACGTCTGTCATTTGGGATGCACGCAGATCCTTGGCGGACTGGTCACCCATAACCCACATAAGGGCATCCACGATATTGGATTTACCGCAACCATTCGGTCCGACGATACCCGTGATACCGGCATCAAAGTGGATGACGGTGCGGTCTTTGAACGACTTAAAACCAATTAGTTCAATCTTCTTAATTCTCAAGGTATATCCCCTCTTGAGTACTTCCCCTCAAATACAAGCCCTTGGTCTAGCTAGACCAAAGACCATTAGAATTTCGCGAGTGTTGGGAAGCATGTCAACCATAGGCTCTTAAAAGAAGGCCTAACGCTGAAAACTTAAGCAGACTTACAACCGATTTACCTGCTGCATCATGAAAAGCCGCCTAGATATTTTGCATGGCGCCAAATGCAAAACGGCGCACCGGGTAACCGGGGCGCCGTGGATTGTCGGAATCAAGAAGGAATTTTTATCCGCAGAATCTTACAAACACTGTACGGATTGGCCGTACTGGTTCTGCATGATCACACCAGAACAGTTGTGAGTCACACCGCAGTTGTACTGCTGACCGCCGTAGTAGTAAACGCCGGAGCAAGTCTGGGAAGTCGTTCCACCTGTGTTACCCATGCAGTATGTGTAGTTCACCGGGATGTACTGTGTACCGCTGACCTGGTAGCACTGGTTGCCGCTCATGATGTACTGACCGGTTGTACCGTTCGTGCAGTATGATTGTGCCACTTGCTGACCTGTGGACTTGATCGTGCACACGCCGGCAGAGTTGTAAGCATAAGTGGAGTTCGTGGAGCAGTAAGTCTGGTTCACCTGAACCGCCTGCCCGTTTACGTTCTGATAACAGATGTTGTTGGCGCCCCAGTAATAGATATTGCTGGTACCGCTGTTATTGTCATCCTTGCTACAGTTCGCCAAACCTACAGTCATGGCAGTCAGTACAAGGGCTTTCATAATCGTCAGAACATAGTTTTTGAATTTCATAAAATTTGTTTCCTTCTCTATGCTGTTGCTTAAAGCAAATCAGCGGCCAAAAACCCCTGGCACGAGTTTCACCAACAAATTTCGAACACTTACAGCATTCAGGAAAGATCATGGAATATGTTCACGCTGTCTTTTGGTTAGACAGTGACGACAATTGGCTTTCTGAAAAGCGTCTCTACAAAACTATCACGTACCACAATGAAACAAAGCACTTAGCACTGCACAGTGTTTACACAATCTGGCAGTGCCCTCTCTATATATAATATCAAGCTTCCGGAGTCGGTCGCGACAGCTTGCGGGAAATCAGGCGGCAGGCGACCTCCATCGGATCCGTCCACGATGCCGGGCGGTCACTTAACAAAGACACCACTTCCTTGCGCCCGAAAACCCGGGCCAAATCCAAAGCCGTCATCCCGTGAGGGTTTTTATCCTCCAACCGGGCGCCGTTACTTAATAACAGCTCCGCCAAACGCGTGTGCCCTTTAAAGCAAACCCCCATCAGCACCGAATTTCCCATATCATCGGTGGAGTTCACATCCGCCCCGCGCTCTATCAGAAATTCGGCCGCGTCTTCCTGATTGTTGTAAGCCGCCAGCATCAAAAGCGTGTGCCCCTTGAAATTGCGGATCTCCAACCCGCCACCAAAATCCAGATATTGTTTCAAAGCCTCGCAGTTGCCGTTGCGGGCCTCTTCAAAGATCAGTGGCTCCACCACCATTGTTTTTTTATACTCTTCCCAGGTCGCCATACATCCCCCGCCCTAATGATGGGCACTGCCACTTTCATATTTGTCGGAATAAACCTTCACTCCCATGCGTTCGGCCAAGCCGCCACCGTAAGCAGGATCGCACCTCATAAAGACGTCGATCTGCCGGCGCACGATTTCCTCCGGCACGTTCCCGCCCTTCATGTGTTCAGCGATATTGTCCAGCAGTTGCCTTTTTTTATCGGCATCCATCAACCGGAACAAATCCCCCGCCTGGCGGTAATCATCATTCCCCTGACGATGATCAAAACGATCCATGATGGCATCATCCAGCTTTAAAGGCGGTTCGCGGTACTGCTCTTGTTGAGCGGGCCCGCCGAAAGAGTTCGGTTCATAATAAGCATGATTGTATTCCGGAACATCCAGGCGCATGGCCCCATCCAGATGATAGTGATTCACTTCCACTTTGGGTTTGTTCACCGGAAGCATTTCATAATGGGTCCCGATACGATAGCGATGGGCATCCGCATACGCGAAGGTTCGCGACTGCAGCATCTTGTCCGGGGACCATGAAACACCCGGCACCATGTTGTTCGGATTGAAGGCGGCCTGCTCGATTTCGGCAAAATAGTTTGTGGGATTGCGATTAAGCTCCATGGTGCCCACTTCAATCATCGGGAACTCTCCATGCGGCCACA
Coding sequences within it:
- the smc gene encoding chromosome segregation protein SMC — translated: MRIKKIELIGFKSFKDRTVIHFDAGITGIVGPNGCGKSNIVDALMWVMGDQSAKDLRASQMTDVIFGGAEGYAPLGMCEVSLTLENDGGPFPAKYIKHSEIMVTRRLHRNGEGEYFINKEPARLKDLQEIFMDTGAGSKGFSIIAQGMIGKIITAKPEDRRMLIEEAAGITKFKARKKESQRKLVATDQNLVRLQDIIGELKRQIDSLQRQAQRAERYRNIKNQIEDLDLWLSTAQYVELKRAADEAQAIFNEAQSMEVEGETNLSTLQGQLEVLKLQILEKEKAVEEQQTEYFTKQSTVQKKEMEIQELRFEIEQARRNEQMTGTILQEQQARKELLARDKAALDEQVIELKEESETLSAAFTEKNEIFQNFNSRIGTVDEDLTTKRRELFAVGQTESSLDARVNSLSSQIADLTDRQDNEQQVLNELREKQVEFENRRKKVITELDKERQMQLDLASDVDSFEANKKILQDSVATKKAEVDSFKDSLNEVASRLYGLENLQNNFEGFQEGVKQVMLWQKTRTQEMMADGSVVSHFQPVSEVVEVPAEYEVAMEAALGSRLQMLLSSDANIAVDAVSHLKENKSGRSSFMAADGQGLSFSRAEAPVGQEGVQAILKDVVQAADKFKNTVTYMLDGVAIVDSIRTALNLRPRYEGWTFVTLDGDTLTADGVLTGGSSESADSGMLKRRREIKELSEKKDEFAGKLQLAQMALKKTEEQLANVLNDFEGAQKRKIDQEIKVAELRKDAERAENEVQNALAAVERQEREVKKLTEQLEVQEQKLEELNEALIEARERKVLLESEVETLNSEMNSVRLGFDGLQAEVTDLQVKSASKTQEYTGVLRQLEMVTKSLTDLEAQLARMSEEAEGYNSQMTDTQVTLEEKKIEFERLLDEVETLKLQAARAKDEYEVMSESIRAIEDEASASQRARNERQHKMNDSQLKLEQAKMKEQYLIDQVRERYMLNLPDVVEKYVNREGDFLEADAQLKDLREKLAKIGEVNLSAIEEYEETAQRYEFLTKQHADLTEAKDQLRKVIERINKICSKRFKETFELVNDRFTRVFPVLFGGGEAWLELVEETEKNEAGIEIIARPPGKKTQNVSLMSGGEKALTAVALVFSIFLVKPSPWCLLDEVDAPLDDANVFRFNDLVREMAKRSQIIVVTHNKHTMEVAGKLYGVTMQERGVSTMVSVSIQDIK
- a CDS encoding ankyrin repeat domain-containing protein translates to MATWEEYKKTMVVEPLIFEEARNGNCEALKQYLDFGGGLEIRNFKGHTLLMLAAYNNQEDAAEFLIERGADVNSTDDMGNSVLMGVCFKGHTRLAELLLSNGARLEDKNPHGMTALDLARVFGRKEVVSLLSDRPASWTDPMEVACRLISRKLSRPTPEA